A stretch of Pseudomonas taetrolens DNA encodes these proteins:
- the hslV gene encoding ATP-dependent protease subunit HslV — translation MTTIVSVRRHGKVVMAGDGQVSLGNTVMKGNAKKVRRLYHGQVIAGFAGATADAFTLFERFEGQLEKHQGHLVRAAVELAKEWRTDRSLSRLEAMLAVANKDASLIITGNGDVVEPEDGLIAMGSGGAFAQAAARALLMKTELSAREIAETALGIAGDICVFTNHNITIEEQDLAE, via the coding sequence TTGACCACCATCGTTTCAGTACGCCGCCACGGCAAAGTCGTCATGGCTGGCGACGGCCAGGTTTCCCTTGGCAATACCGTGATGAAAGGCAACGCGAAAAAAGTCCGTCGTCTCTATCACGGCCAGGTTATCGCCGGTTTCGCCGGTGCCACCGCTGATGCATTTACCCTGTTCGAACGCTTTGAAGGCCAACTGGAAAAACACCAGGGCCATCTGGTTCGCGCCGCTGTCGAGTTGGCCAAAGAATGGCGTACCGACCGCTCGCTGAGCCGCCTTGAAGCCATGCTGGCCGTGGCCAACAAAGACGCGTCCTTGATCATCACCGGTAACGGTGACGTGGTTGAGCCGGAAGACGGCTTGATCGCTATGGGCTCAGGCGGTGCATTCGCCCAAGCAGCAGCCCGCGCCCTGTTGATGAAAACCGAGCTTTCGGCCCGTGAAATCGCCGAAACAGCACTCGGCATTGCTGGCGACATCTGCGTGTTCACCAACCACAACATCACTATTGAGGAGCAGGACCTCGCCGAGTAA
- the hslU gene encoding ATP-dependent protease ATPase subunit HslU gives MSMTPREIVHELNRHIIGQDDAKRAVAIALRNRWRRMQLPEELRVEVTPKNILMIGPTGVGKTEIARRLAKLANAPFIKVEATKFTEVGYVGRDVESIIRDLADAAIKLLREQEIVKVRHRAEDAAEERILDALLPPARTFGEEAAVPQDSNTRQLFRKRLREGQLDDKEIEIEVADVAGVDISAPPGMEEMTNQLQSLFANMGKGKRKSRKLKVKEALKMVRDEEAGRLVNDEELKAKALEAVEQHGIVFIDEIDKVAKRGNVGGADVSREGVQRDLLPLIEGCTVNTKLGMVKTDHILFIASGAFHLSKPSDLVPELQGRLPIRVELKALTPEDFERILSEPHASLTEQYRELLKTEGLNIEFQPEGIKRLAEIAWQVNEKTENIGARRLHTLLERLLEEVSFSAGDIASAQKDEPIRIDADYVNSHLGELAENEDLSRYIL, from the coding sequence ATGTCCATGACTCCCCGCGAAATTGTCCACGAACTCAATCGCCACATCATCGGCCAGGACGACGCCAAGCGCGCCGTTGCCATTGCCCTGCGTAACCGCTGGCGCCGGATGCAGCTGCCCGAAGAGCTGCGCGTTGAGGTCACCCCGAAAAACATCCTGATGATCGGCCCGACCGGTGTCGGCAAAACCGAAATCGCACGTCGCCTGGCCAAACTGGCCAACGCACCGTTCATCAAGGTTGAAGCCACCAAGTTCACCGAAGTTGGTTATGTCGGTCGTGACGTCGAGTCGATCATTCGTGATCTGGCTGACGCCGCCATCAAGCTGCTGCGCGAGCAAGAGATCGTCAAGGTTCGCCATCGTGCCGAAGATGCCGCTGAAGAGCGCATTCTGGACGCCCTGCTGCCGCCAGCGCGCACGTTCGGCGAAGAAGCCGCCGTACCGCAGGACTCCAACACCCGCCAGCTGTTCCGCAAGCGTCTGCGTGAAGGCCAGCTGGACGACAAGGAAATCGAAATCGAAGTCGCCGATGTGGCGGGGGTTGATATCTCCGCGCCACCTGGCATGGAAGAGATGACCAATCAGCTGCAAAGCCTGTTTGCCAACATGGGTAAAGGCAAGCGCAAAAGCCGCAAGCTGAAAGTCAAAGAAGCCCTGAAAATGGTGCGTGACGAAGAAGCCGGCCGTCTGGTCAATGATGAAGAACTCAAGGCCAAGGCCCTGGAAGCGGTTGAGCAGCACGGCATTGTGTTTATCGATGAAATCGACAAGGTTGCCAAGCGCGGTAATGTCGGCGGCGCCGATGTGTCCCGTGAAGGCGTTCAACGCGACCTGTTGCCCTTGATCGAAGGCTGCACCGTCAACACCAAACTGGGCATGGTCAAAACCGACCACATCCTGTTTATCGCGTCCGGTGCGTTCCACCTGAGCAAGCCAAGCGATCTGGTGCCCGAACTACAAGGTCGCCTGCCAATCCGGGTCGAACTCAAGGCGCTGACACCAGAAGACTTCGAACGCATTCTCAGCGAGCCACATGCTTCGCTGACCGAGCAATACCGCGAGCTGCTGAAAACCGAAGGCCTGAACATCGAGTTCCAGCCTGAAGGGATCAAGCGCCTGGCCGAAATCGCCTGGCAGGTGAACGAAAAAACCGAGAACATCGGTGCTCGCCGCCTGCACACGCTGCTTGAGCGTTTGCTCGAAGAGGTTTCTTTCAGTGCCGGTGATATCGCCAGTGCACAAAAAGACGAGCCGATTCGCATCGACGCCGACTACGTGAACAGCCATCTGGGCGAGCTGGCCGAAAACGAAGACCTCTCGCGCTACATCTTGTAA
- a CDS encoding gamma-butyrobetaine hydroxylase-like domain-containing protein, with protein MIPSAINLHKASKTLTLKYPSGEEFHLPAEFLRVHSPSAEVQGHGKPILQFGKINVGLSKVEPAGQYALKLTFDDGHDSGLFTWDYLYQLGQRQEDLWADYLAELKKAGKSRDPSESIVKLML; from the coding sequence ATGATTCCCAGCGCCATCAACCTGCACAAAGCCTCGAAGACCCTCACCCTCAAATACCCGTCAGGCGAAGAGTTTCATCTGCCTGCCGAATTTCTGCGCGTGCATTCCCCCTCCGCCGAGGTTCAAGGCCACGGCAAGCCGATTCTGCAATTTGGCAAAATCAATGTTGGCCTGAGCAAGGTCGAACCTGCTGGCCAGTACGCCTTGAAGTTGACCTTTGACGACGGCCACGACAGCGGCCTGTTTACCTGGGATTACCTGTATCAATTGGGTCAACGCCAGGAAGATTTGTGGGCCGACTATCTGGCCGAACTGAAAAAAGCCGGAAAATCCCGCGACCCTTCCGAATCCATCGTCAAATTGATGCTGTAA
- a CDS encoding phasin family protein, whose protein sequence is MAAKKPAAKESNTWASKVEEYSRKIWLAGLGVYSKIDADGSKLFDSLVKDGEKAEKLTKASGPKATTSTRSKVEDVKELALGKWSELEEAFDKRLSSAISRMGVPSRDEVKALHAKVETLTKHIEKLTAAAAKVTATKTTAASKPAPARATVKAAAKPAPKVAAKPAAKAAAKPAAKPATKPASKPAVKPAAAKPAAAKKPAAKKPAASKKPTAAKAPAAPTSTASEVKPATPAS, encoded by the coding sequence ATGGCTGCTAAGAAACCGGCTGCAAAAGAAAGCAATACGTGGGCAAGCAAGGTTGAAGAGTATTCACGCAAAATCTGGCTGGCAGGCTTGGGCGTGTACTCAAAGATTGACGCAGACGGCAGCAAGCTGTTTGACAGTCTGGTCAAGGATGGCGAAAAGGCGGAGAAACTGACCAAGGCTTCAGGGCCCAAGGCGACAACGTCCACCCGTTCCAAGGTCGAAGACGTTAAAGAATTGGCGCTGGGTAAATGGAGTGAATTGGAGGAAGCCTTCGACAAGCGCCTGAGCAGCGCGATTTCGCGCATGGGTGTACCGAGTCGTGATGAGGTCAAGGCCCTGCACGCCAAGGTTGAGACACTCACCAAGCACATTGAAAAACTGACGGCGGCCGCTGCCAAGGTGACGGCCACCAAAACCACGGCGGCCAGCAAGCCGGCTCCGGCTAGGGCTACGGTTAAAGCGGCCGCGAAACCTGCGCCAAAAGTGGCTGCCAAACCGGCGGCTAAAGCGGCAGCCAAACCCGCCGCAAAACCAGCGACCAAACCGGCCTCCAAGCCCGCGGTGAAACCCGCTGCAGCCAAACCTGCAGCCGCTAAAAAGCCTGCGGCCAAAAAACCGGCTGCGAGTAAAAAACCGACCGCCGCAAAAGCCCCTGCCGCCCCGACATCAACCGCTTCTGAAGTTAAACCGGCTACGCCAGCTTCTTGA
- a CDS encoding polyhydroxyalkanoic acid system family protein, whose product MAHISVERTHSLGLEAAREKARPLVEKLAGQYGLTPDWSGDTVKLKRSGVNGTLAIGEKTIKVDVQLGLLMSAMSGMIQAEIERSLDKALA is encoded by the coding sequence ATGGCACATATCAGTGTTGAACGTACCCACAGCCTGGGCCTTGAAGCTGCACGTGAAAAAGCCAGGCCACTGGTGGAAAAGCTGGCAGGGCAGTACGGGCTGACCCCTGACTGGTCGGGTGACACGGTAAAACTCAAGCGTTCCGGGGTTAACGGTACATTGGCGATTGGCGAAAAAACCATCAAGGTTGATGTGCAACTGGGGCTATTGATGTCGGCGATGAGCGGCATGATTCAAGCTGAAATCGAGCGCTCACTGGATAAAGCGCTGGCCTGA
- the ubiE gene encoding bifunctional demethylmenaquinone methyltransferase/2-methoxy-6-polyprenyl-1,4-benzoquinol methylase UbiE translates to MTDQRKGSDAEPTTHFGFKNVPESQKAEKVAEVFHSVAGKYDLMNDVLSGGMHRLWKRFTIELSGVRPGNRVLDIAGGTGDLARKFSHLVGPTGQVVLADINASMLKVGRDRLLDKGVAGNIEFVQADAEKLPFPDNHFDCVTIAFGLRNVTHKEDALRSMLRVLKPGGRLLVLEFSKPTNALMSKVYDAYSFAFMPMVGKLILNDPESYRYLAESIRMHPNQETLKSMMVEAGFDRVTYHNMTSGIVALHRGIKP, encoded by the coding sequence ATGACTGATCAGCGCAAAGGCAGCGATGCCGAACCCACCACTCACTTCGGCTTCAAAAACGTACCGGAAAGCCAAAAGGCGGAAAAAGTCGCCGAGGTGTTCCATTCGGTAGCCGGTAAATATGACTTGATGAACGACGTTCTGTCGGGCGGCATGCACCGCCTGTGGAAGCGCTTCACCATCGAGCTCTCTGGCGTACGCCCAGGTAACCGGGTGCTGGACATCGCGGGCGGCACCGGCGACCTCGCCCGCAAGTTTTCGCACCTGGTAGGCCCCACCGGCCAGGTCGTGCTGGCCGACATCAACGCCTCCATGCTCAAGGTCGGCCGCGATCGGCTGCTGGACAAAGGCGTGGCGGGCAACATTGAGTTCGTTCAGGCCGACGCTGAAAAGCTGCCGTTCCCGGACAACCACTTCGATTGCGTGACCATCGCTTTCGGCCTGCGCAACGTGACCCACAAAGAAGACGCCCTGCGCTCCATGCTGCGCGTACTCAAGCCGGGCGGCCGTTTGTTGGTCCTGGAGTTCTCCAAGCCGACCAACGCATTGATGTCCAAAGTCTACGACGCCTATTCGTTCGCCTTTATGCCAATGGTGGGCAAGCTGATCCTCAACGACCCGGAGAGCTATCGCTACCTGGCCGAATCGATCCGCATGCACCCTAACCAGGAGACGCTGAAGTCGATGATGGTCGAAGCCGGTTTTGACCGTGTGACCTACCACAACATGACCTCAGGCATCGTCGCGCTGCACCGCGGCATCAAGCCCTGA
- a CDS encoding ubiquinone biosynthesis accessory factor UbiJ, which translates to MLLSGLLASVEGGINRVLRLDSTALARLQPLTGKVIAVECASPSLHLFIMPGDEGLLLAAHWAADADCTLRAPVSSLMRLALSKDKSTLLHSPEVELEGDSAVLMELAAVLQDLELDWEYQLSRWIGPVATALIGGHLRSRANWYQQGFASLNQNLAEYLSEEARTLVGENEAQARFDELDQLKLDLDRLEARFERLSRSLNSSDNA; encoded by the coding sequence ATGTTGCTCAGTGGCCTTCTCGCCAGCGTCGAGGGCGGTATCAACCGCGTCTTGCGCCTGGACAGCACTGCCTTGGCGCGCTTGCAGCCCTTGACCGGCAAAGTGATTGCGGTCGAATGCGCGAGCCCGTCCCTGCACCTGTTTATCATGCCTGGCGATGAAGGCCTGCTGCTGGCTGCCCACTGGGCGGCCGACGCTGATTGCACACTGCGAGCCCCCGTTTCCAGCTTGATGCGCCTGGCACTGAGCAAAGACAAAAGCACCCTGTTGCACAGCCCCGAGGTCGAACTCGAAGGCGACAGCGCCGTGCTGATGGAACTGGCGGCAGTGCTGCAAGACCTGGAGCTGGACTGGGAGTACCAACTCTCGCGCTGGATCGGTCCCGTGGCCACGGCATTGATCGGCGGCCATCTGCGCAGCCGCGCCAACTGGTATCAGCAGGGGTTCGCCAGTCTCAACCAGAACCTGGCCGAATACCTGAGCGAAGAAGCCCGCACGTTGGTCGGTGAAAATGAAGCGCAAGCGCGCTTTGACGAACTCGACCAGCTCAAACTCGATCTGGATCGCCTTGAGGCGCGCTTTGAGCGCCTTTCCCGATCCCTCAATTCCAGCGATAACGCATGA
- the ubiB gene encoding ubiquinone biosynthesis regulatory protein kinase UbiB: protein MKLLAIRRLFRIQRVVIRYRLDDLLFALPLPWWMLSLRYALPWRWFPRKKLELSRGAALRLALQDLGPIFIKFGQILSTRRDLLPADIADELMLLQDRVPPFDPQLAVKLIEEQLGATINDVFSRFDIEPLASASVAQVHSAKLKTGEEVVVKVVRPGLKPIIGSDLAWLFILAKTAERLSADARLLHPVDVVSDYEKTIYDELDLLREAANASQLKRNFEGSPLLYVPQIYWDWCRPKVLVMERIYGVQVTDLATLADQRTDMKLLAERGVEIFFTQVFRDSFFHADMHPGNIFVSTVSPWSPQYIAIDCGIVGSLTPEDQDYLARNLFAFFKRDYRRVAQLHIDSGWVPAHTKLNEFEAAIRTVCEPIFEKPLKEISFGQVLMRLFQTARRFNMEVQPQLVLLQKTLLNIEGLGRQLYPDLDLWSTAQPFLERWMRERVSPKTLLRNLHSQVEQIPHLAGMTRDLLERMSQPHAKNQQLIVREPKDGWFLRLLGAGHLAAGALLASVGPLHTAGYWPAGILLAVGLYLIVRR from the coding sequence ATGAAGCTGCTTGCCATACGCCGTTTGTTTCGTATCCAGCGCGTCGTCATTCGCTACCGCCTTGATGATTTGCTGTTTGCCCTGCCATTACCCTGGTGGATGCTCTCACTGCGCTATGCGCTGCCGTGGCGCTGGTTTCCCCGTAAAAAGCTGGAGCTGAGCCGGGGCGCAGCCCTGCGTCTGGCATTGCAGGACCTGGGGCCGATTTTCATCAAGTTCGGGCAAATCCTGTCCACGCGTCGCGACTTGCTGCCTGCCGATATCGCTGATGAGCTGATGCTGTTGCAAGACCGCGTGCCGCCGTTCGATCCGCAACTGGCGGTCAAACTGATCGAAGAACAGCTGGGGGCAACGATCAACGACGTGTTCAGCCGTTTTGACATCGAACCGCTGGCGTCAGCCTCCGTTGCCCAGGTGCACTCGGCCAAGCTCAAGACCGGCGAAGAAGTGGTGGTCAAGGTTGTGCGTCCGGGCCTCAAACCGATCATCGGCTCTGACCTGGCCTGGCTGTTCATTCTGGCCAAAACCGCCGAGCGCCTGAGTGCCGATGCGCGTTTGTTGCACCCGGTGGACGTCGTCAGCGACTACGAAAAAACCATCTACGACGAGCTCGACCTGCTGCGCGAGGCTGCCAACGCCAGCCAGCTCAAGCGTAACTTCGAAGGTTCGCCGCTGCTCTACGTACCCCAGATTTACTGGGACTGGTGCCGCCCCAAAGTCCTGGTCATGGAGCGTATCTACGGGGTCCAGGTCACCGATCTGGCCACCCTTGCCGACCAGCGCACGGACATGAAGCTGCTGGCTGAGCGCGGGGTCGAGATTTTCTTCACCCAAGTGTTCCGTGACAGTTTCTTTCACGCCGACATGCACCCGGGCAACATCTTCGTCAGCACCGTCAGCCCGTGGAGCCCGCAGTACATCGCCATCGACTGCGGCATCGTGGGCAGCCTGACCCCCGAAGACCAGGACTACCTCGCCCGCAACCTGTTCGCCTTTTTCAAGCGTGATTACCGGCGTGTGGCTCAGCTGCATATCGATTCGGGCTGGGTACCGGCACACACCAAGCTCAACGAGTTTGAAGCAGCGATCCGCACCGTGTGCGAGCCGATATTCGAAAAGCCACTGAAAGAAATCTCCTTCGGCCAGGTGCTGATGCGTTTGTTCCAGACCGCGCGACGCTTCAACATGGAAGTCCAGCCGCAGTTGGTCCTGTTGCAAAAAACCCTGCTCAACATTGAAGGCCTGGGCCGCCAGCTGTACCCCGACCTCGATCTGTGGAGCACGGCCCAACCGTTCCTTGAACGCTGGATGCGTGAACGCGTCAGCCCCAAAACGTTGCTGCGCAACCTGCATAGCCAGGTCGAGCAAATCCCGCATCTGGCCGGTATGACCCGCGATCTGCTGGAGCGCATGTCACAACCTCACGCCAAAAATCAGCAGCTGATCGTGCGCGAGCCCAAGGACGGCTGGTTCCTGCGCTTGCTGGGTGCCGGGCATCTGGCCGCGGGGGCCCTGCTGGCCAGTGTCGGCCCGCTGCACACCGCTGGCTATTGGCCGGCCGGGATCCTGCTGGCCGTAGGCTTGTACCTGATCGTGCGCCGATAA
- the hisI gene encoding phosphoribosyl-AMP cyclohydrolase, which yields MKDWLDEIKWDSDGLVPAIAQDHKTGRVLMMAWMNRESLALTAAENRAIYWSRSRGKLWRKGEESGHVQKLHEMRLDCDADVIILMVEQIGDIACHTGRQSCFYRVYENAAWKTVDPVLKDPHAIYNAGHSHD from the coding sequence ATGAAAGACTGGCTGGACGAGATCAAATGGGACAGCGACGGCCTGGTGCCGGCGATTGCCCAAGACCACAAAACCGGGCGCGTCCTGATGATGGCCTGGATGAACCGCGAATCGCTGGCCCTGACGGCTGCCGAAAACCGTGCCATCTACTGGTCACGTTCGCGTGGCAAACTGTGGCGCAAGGGTGAAGAGTCCGGCCATGTGCAAAAACTGCATGAAATGCGCCTGGACTGTGACGCCGACGTCATCATCCTGATGGTTGAGCAAATCGGTGACATCGCCTGCCATACCGGTCGTCAGAGCTGCTTCTACCGCGTCTACGAAAACGCCGCGTGGAAAACAGTAGACCCGGTGCTTAAAGATCCACATGCCATTTATAACGCAGGACATTCCCATGACTGA
- a CDS encoding phosphoribosyl-ATP diphosphatase has product MTDTLSRVAQVLEARKGATPDSSYVASLYHKGLNKILEKVGEESIETIIAAKDAAISGDCSDVIYETADLWFHSMIMLAQLGQHPQAVLDELERRIGTSGHVEKASRPSA; this is encoded by the coding sequence ATGACTGACACCTTGAGCCGCGTCGCCCAAGTGCTTGAGGCACGCAAAGGCGCCACGCCAGACAGCTCCTATGTCGCCAGCCTTTACCACAAGGGCCTGAACAAGATACTGGAGAAGGTCGGGGAAGAGTCGATCGAGACCATCATCGCAGCCAAGGACGCCGCCATCAGCGGTGACTGCAGCGATGTCATCTATGAAACGGCAGACCTGTGGTTCCACAGCATGATCATGCTCGCTCAACTGGGCCAGCATCCACAGGCTGTGCTGGATGAACTCGAACGCCGCATCGGCACCTCCGGCCACGTGGAAAAAGCCTCGCGGCCTTCCGCCTAA
- a CDS encoding twin-arginine translocase TatA/TatE family subunit, translating into MGIFDWKHWVVILIVVVLVFGTKKLKNLGTDVGESIKGFRKAMNDDEKPAEPVVPPAQPTAAPQQPHTTSTLNEPHTIDVQAQKVEEPTRKDV; encoded by the coding sequence ATGGGCATTTTTGACTGGAAACACTGGGTCGTCATTCTGATCGTCGTGGTCCTGGTTTTCGGCACCAAAAAACTGAAAAACCTGGGTACTGACGTCGGCGAATCGATCAAAGGCTTTCGCAAGGCCATGAACGACGACGAAAAACCCGCTGAACCCGTGGTTCCGCCTGCACAGCCCACCGCTGCGCCACAACAGCCACACACCACTTCGACCTTGAACGAGCCGCACACGATTGACGTGCAGGCACAAAAAGTCGAAGAGCCGACCCGCAAAGACGTGTGA
- the tatB gene encoding Sec-independent protein translocase protein TatB, with product MFGISFSELLLVGLVALLVLGPERLPGAARTAGLWVGRLKRSFNAIKQEVEREIGADEIRRQLHNEHIMSMEEEAKKILAPLHDVVKPPVTPPVAPATAVEPASPAPVSLTKPPSDPAPQPAAPHDSTLPPRAP from the coding sequence ATGTTCGGTATCAGCTTCAGTGAACTGCTGCTCGTCGGCCTCGTGGCCCTGCTGGTGCTCGGTCCAGAGCGCTTGCCAGGCGCCGCGCGAACCGCGGGGCTGTGGGTCGGGCGCTTGAAACGCAGTTTCAATGCGATCAAACAGGAAGTTGAACGTGAAATCGGCGCTGACGAAATTCGTCGGCAGCTGCACAACGAACACATCATGTCGATGGAAGAGGAAGCCAAGAAGATCCTGGCGCCTCTGCACGACGTCGTAAAGCCGCCAGTCACGCCGCCAGTTGCCCCTGCAACTGCGGTCGAGCCGGCCAGCCCTGCGCCCGTGAGCCTGACCAAGCCCCCATCCGACCCTGCGCCTCAACCGGCAGCGCCACACGACTCAACCCTGCCACCGCGAGCCCCTTAA
- the tatC gene encoding twin-arginine translocase subunit TatC: MSDIPRNEKPEDDQPMPLVSHLTELRTRLLRCIAAIFLIFAGLFAFTQQIYTLVSTPLREYLPVGATMIATDVASPFLTPLKLTMMVSLFIAIPVILHQIWGFIAPGLYKHEKRIAVPLLVSSIFLFYAGMAFAYFLVFPLVFKFFAAATPEGVSMMTDISSYLDFVMTLFFAFGVAFEIPVAVVLLVWIGIVDVKYLRKIRPYVIIGCFVIGMILTPPDIFSQTLLAIPMWMLFEIGILFGSLISKRGDHPDDQPADSDNNAQPPAPHA; encoded by the coding sequence ATGAGCGACATCCCCAGAAACGAGAAGCCCGAAGACGACCAGCCAATGCCGCTGGTTTCGCACTTGACTGAACTGCGTACCCGTCTGTTGCGCTGCATCGCGGCAATTTTCCTGATCTTCGCCGGGCTGTTCGCCTTCACGCAGCAGATCTACACCCTGGTTTCCACACCATTGCGTGAATATCTGCCCGTGGGTGCCACGATGATCGCTACTGACGTGGCTTCGCCGTTCCTCACTCCGCTCAAGCTGACCATGATGGTCTCGCTGTTTATTGCGATTCCGGTGATCCTGCACCAGATCTGGGGCTTTATCGCTCCGGGCCTGTACAAGCACGAAAAGCGCATTGCCGTGCCGCTGCTGGTCTCCAGTATCTTCCTGTTCTATGCCGGAATGGCCTTTGCCTACTTTCTGGTGTTCCCGCTGGTGTTCAAGTTCTTCGCCGCGGCAACCCCTGAAGGGGTCTCGATGATGACCGACATCAGCAGCTACCTTGATTTCGTCATGACCCTGTTTTTTGCGTTCGGCGTGGCCTTTGAGATCCCGGTCGCGGTGGTTCTGCTGGTATGGATCGGCATTGTCGATGTCAAATACCTGCGCAAGATCCGACCGTACGTGATCATCGGCTGCTTCGTGATCGGCATGATCCTGACCCCGCCGGACATCTTTTCCCAGACCCTGCTGGCGATCCCGATGTGGATGCTGTTTGAAATCGGCATTCTGTTTGGCAGCTTGATCAGCAAGCGTGGCGACCACCCTGACGATCAACCGGCTGACAGCGACAACAATGCCCAACCGCCAGCGCCACACGCGTGA
- a CDS encoding 16S rRNA (uracil(1498)-N(3))-methyltransferase, with translation MNLLLLEEADFIAADRVILRDRRLTHMQEVHRAAIGDSLRVGRIGGLMGSAELVRLEPREAELKILSLDQPPPEKLPLTLLLALPRPKMLRRVLQTVASMGVPQVVLVNSYRVEKSFWQTPFLEPEAIREQLILGLEQSRDSVLPEIIIEKRFKPFVEDRLPALVEGTLGLVGHPGDYPACPRGLSEAVTLAIGPEGGWIPYEIDLLTKAGLQPVQLGARILRVETAVTALLARLF, from the coding sequence GTGAACCTGCTGCTCCTCGAAGAGGCTGATTTCATCGCTGCCGACCGCGTGATCCTGCGCGATCGGCGCCTGACTCACATGCAGGAGGTTCACCGGGCCGCCATTGGCGACAGTCTGCGGGTGGGCCGTATCGGCGGGTTGATGGGCAGTGCCGAACTGGTGCGCCTTGAACCCCGGGAAGCCGAGCTTAAAATCCTCAGTCTTGACCAGCCACCGCCGGAAAAACTGCCCCTCACGCTGTTGCTCGCCCTGCCGCGCCCGAAAATGCTGCGCCGGGTTCTGCAAACCGTAGCGTCGATGGGTGTGCCTCAAGTGGTGCTGGTAAACAGTTACCGGGTCGAGAAGAGCTTCTGGCAAACCCCGTTCCTGGAGCCCGAAGCCATTCGTGAACAGTTGATTCTGGGCCTGGAACAGTCACGCGACAGCGTATTGCCTGAGATCATTATCGAAAAGCGCTTCAAACCGTTCGTCGAAGACCGACTGCCAGCTCTGGTGGAAGGCACGCTGGGCCTGGTTGGCCATCCTGGTGATTATCCGGCCTGCCCCCGCGGGCTGAGTGAGGCGGTGACACTGGCCATCGGCCCTGAAGGCGGCTGGATCCCTTATGAAATCGATCTGCTGACCAAGGCTGGCTTGCAGCCGGTTCAACTGGGTGCTCGCATCCTGAGGGTTGAAACCGCCGTTACCGCCCTGCTCGCCCGCCTGTTCTAG